Proteins co-encoded in one Prunus persica cultivar Lovell chromosome G6, Prunus_persica_NCBIv2, whole genome shotgun sequence genomic window:
- the LOC109950031 gene encoding G-type lectin S-receptor-like serine/threonine-protein kinase LECRK3 gives MAFQLPCCLCFLLMLLRMPFHTTSQTYNNISLGSALTAQDDDTSWLSPSGEFAFGFQKIGNDGGFILAIWFNKIPERSIVWSANGNNLVQKGSTVELTADGQFMLNDIANGTQMFIAEQAAATGVAYAAMLDSGNFVLANRNSTNLWESFNHPTDTILPTQTLNRNSTLYGSYTKTNYSKGRFLFTLESKGILALYTANFPLESPNFRYWATQTEGVGFQVIFNESGYIYLTDINGSLLSMVSNKEVSLHDYYQRATLDFDGVLRHYIYPKSNGSSEGKGTRNWSTVSFKPPNICTAISEKIGGGACGFNSLCKHEDEGQIICQCPQNYTSIDTNDERKGCKQNFVPQNCDETSPETHHFGFQEMLYTDWPNGDYEHFPKVNEDFCRQSCLSDCFCAIAVFDKATEGCLKKGIPLSNGRIDQGVGWISLIKVRIDNSTYRQEVPRARKKENSALILVGSVLMIIISYLIVSLITYLFASHIYSKQAKVSKLYPVVHDINLKCFTYMELKEATNRFKEELGRGAFATVFKGVLASDNGRSVAVKRLDSMVRENDLEFKAEVSAIGRTNHRNLVQLLGFCNEGQHRILVYEFMTNGSLASFLFGKSMPSWDQRREIALGTARGLLYLHEECSSQIIHCDIKPQNILLDDSFTARIADFGVAKLLQTDQTRTTTRFRGPKGYMAPEWFKSSPVTVKVDVYSFGMLLLEIICCRKHYEPKIEDEDQMILADWAYACYKKKTIHLLLENDNVEEMGDIKMMEKYAMIAFWCIQEDPSIRPTMKNVTQMLEGTIEVSFPPNPSSLYVNKSDRSYH, from the coding sequence ATGGCTTTTCAACTACCATGTTGTTTATGCTTTCTACTTATGCTTCTTCGGATGCCATTTCACACAACTTCTCAAACTTACAATAACATATCTTTAGGCTCAGCCCTCACCGCTCAGGATGATGACACTTCCTGGCTCTCACCATCTGGGGAGTTTGCTTTCGGTTTCCAAAAGATTGGTAATGATGGCGGCTTCATACTAGCCATCTGGTTTAACAAGATTCCGGAAAGAAGTATTGTCTGGTCAGCCAATGGCAACAATCTAGTGCAAAAAGGATCTACAGTTGAACTCACTGCAGATGGCCAGTTTATGCTGAATGATATTGCAAATGGCACACAAATGTTCATTGCTGAGCAGGCTGCTGCTACTGGGGTTGCCTATGCAGCTATGCTTGATTCAGGAAATTTCGTTTTGGCCAACCGAAATTCAACCAATTTGTGGGAGAGTTTTAATCATCCAACTGATACAATCCTACCAACCCAGACTCTAAACCGAAACAGCACACTCTACGGTAGCTACACGAAAACAAATTACTCAAAAGGAAGGTTCCTGTTTACTTTAGAGTCTAAGGGGATACTTGCTCTTTATACAGCAAATTTTCCATTGGAATCTCCTAACTTTCGTTACTGGGCAACCCAAACTGAGGGTGTTGGCTTTCAAGTCATCTTCAATGAGTCTGGCTATATTTACCTTACAGACATTAACGGAAGCCTACTTAGCATGGTATCAAACAAGGAGGTTTCATTGCACGATTACTACCAGAGAGCAACTCTTGATTTTGATGGAGTTTTGAGGCACTATATCTACCCCAAAAGCAATGGCTCAAGTGAGGGAAAGGGGACCAGGAATTGGTCCACTGTGTCCTTCAAACCTCCAAATATCTGCACTGCAATTTCGGAAAAAATAGGTGGTGGTGCATGTGGTTTCAACAGCTTATGTAAACATGAGGATGAAGGACAAATTATTTGCCAGTGCCCACAGAATTACACATCCATTGATACAAATGATGAGCGGAAAGGATGCAAGCAAAACTTCGTTCCCCAAAATTGCGATGAAACCTCACCAGAAACACATCATTTCGGGTTTCAAGAGATGCTATACACAGATTGGCCTAATGGAGATTATGAGCATTTTCCGAAAGTAAATGAGGATTTTTGCAGGCAAAGTTGCCTAAGTGATTGTTTCTGTGCCATTGCCGTTTTTGACAAAGCGACTGAGGGTTGTTTGAAGAAGGGAATTCCCCTTTCAAATGGAAGGATCGACCAGGGCGTTGGCTGGATATCCCTGATCAAAGTACGGATAGACAATTCTACTTATAGACAAGAAGTCCCACgtgcaagaaagaaagagaattcAGCTTTGATCCTCGTTGGATCAGTGTTGATGATAATAATAAGCTATTTGATTGTTTCTCTAATAACCTATTTGTTTGCTTCTCACATCTATTCTAAGCAAGCAAAAGTGAGTAAACTTTATCCAGTTGTTCACGACATTAATTTGAAATGTTTCACTTACATGGAGCTAAAAGAAGCTACCAACAGATTCAAGGAAGAACTAGGACGTGGTGCTTTTGCAACAGTTTTTAAAGGAGTTTTAGCATCCGATAATGGAAGATCCGTTGCTGTAAAAAGATTGGACAGTATGGTCAGAGAAAATGATTTGGAATTCAAAGCTGAAGTGAGTGCAATTGGCAGAACGAATCACAGAAATTTGGTCCAGCTACTAGGATTCTGCAACGAAGGGCAGCACCGAATTCTTGTTTATGAGTTTATGACCAATGGCTCTTTAGCAAGCTTCCTCTTTGGAAAGTCAATGCCTAGCTGGGATCAAAGAAGGGAAATTGCCTTAGGAACTGCAAGAGGGCTCTTGTATTTGCACGAAGAGTGTAGCAGCCAAATCATACATTGTGACATTAAGCCTCAAAACATTCTTCTAGACGACTCTTTCACTGCAAGAATTGCTGACTTTGGAGTAGCCAAGCTTTTGCAAACGGATCAAACTCGAACAACTACTAGATTCAGGGGGCCAAAAGGGTATATGGCCCCTGAATGGTTCAAAAGCTCTCCTGTCACAGTGAAGGTGGATGTTTATAGCTTTGGGATGTTGTTACTAGAGATAATTTGCTGCAGGAagcattatgaaccaaaaaTAGAGGACGAAGATCAAATGATACTAGCTGATTGGGCTTATGCTTGCtacaagaaaaagacaataCACCTGTTATTGGAGAACGATAATGTTGAGGAAATGGGTGACATCAAGATGATGGAGAAGTATGCGATGATCGCGTTTTGGTGCATTCAAGAGGATCCATCAATAAGACCCACCATGAAGAATGTCACACAGATGCTTGAAGGAACTATTGAAGTCTCCTTCCCACCAAATCCATCCTCATTATATGTCAATAAAAGTGATCGCAGTTATCATTGA
- the LOC109949548 gene encoding G-type lectin S-receptor-like serine/threonine-protein kinase LECRK3 has product MVFSVLDLLCFFLFMILPYSTIAQTSRNISLGSSLTARNDDNSSWASPSGEFAFGFQQIGKDGFLLAIWFNKITERTIVWSANGNNLVPQGSQVELTSDGQFMLNDATGKRIWYAESAGTGVAYAAMLDTGNFVLANQSSSTLWQSFDQPTDTILPTQTLNQNSNLYARYTATNYSRGRFLFALQSDGNLVLYTTNFPQDSANSAYWSTKTDTGFQIIFNQSGIIYLASRNGSVLNPISPNAVSIQDFYQRATLEYDGVLRHYVYPKSTSSSAGRWPVAWSTSTFVPPNICLSIVEGVGGGACGFNSLCRLGDEGPICQCPNGYNSIDPNDALRGCKQNFVPQSCDQASPETDLFDFQEMQNTNFPGGDYEHFRGVTEDWCRQNCLNDCFCAVAIFNPAGDCFKKRLPFSNGMIDSSISGKTLIKFGKVNSTLKSAGGANTKKKDNSTLILVGSVLLSSSGVLNFLLPVITYLVVSRVYSRNAKVNQSHPVMSGMNLKYFTYEELKKATNEFKEELGRGASATVFKGVLVSDNGKCVAVKSLDTKVRENDLEFRAEVSAIGRTNHRNLVQLLGFCNEGQHRILVYEFMSNGSLASFVFGDPMPNWYQRRQIALGIARGLLYLHEECSGQIVHCDIKPQNILLDDYFTARISDFGLAKLLRMDQTRTMTAIRGTKGYVAPEWFRSLPITVKVDVYSYGILLLEIIFCRKHFEAVAEDEDQMILADWAYDCYKQKKLHRLFKNDDEAINDINKMEKYVMIAIWCIQEDPSLRPTMKKVTLMLEGTVEVSAPPDPSSFISSIL; this is encoded by the coding sequence ATGGTTTTTTCCGTGCTCGATCTTCTCtgcttcttccttttcatgATTCTCCCATATTCCACCATAGCTCAAACATCCAGAAACATATCTTTAGGCTCATCCCTCACTGCACGAAATGACGATAACTCATCGTGGGCATCACCATCTGGTGAATTTGCTTTTGGATTTCAACAGATTGGAAAAGATGGGTTCTTACTGGCCATCTGGTTCAATAAGATAACAGAGAGAACAATTGTCTGGTCAGCCAATGGGAATAATCTTGTGCCACAAGGATCCCAAGTTGAACTTACAAGTGATGGCCAGTTTATGCTTAATGATGCAACTGGCAAGAGAATATGGTATGCTGAATCTGCTGGTACTGGAGTTGCCTATGCAGCCATGCTAGACACTGGAAATTTCGTGCTGGCCAACCAAAGTTCAAGCACGTTGTGGCAGAGTTTTGATCAACCAACTGATACAATCCTGCCAACACAGACTCTAAATCAAAACAGCAACCTCTATGCTCGCTACACGGCTACAAATTACTCAAGAGGTAGATTCCTGTTTGCACTACAATCTGATGGAAATCTCGTGCTTTACACTACGAATTTCCCACAAGACTCTGCCAATTCTGCTTATTGGTCAACCAAAACAGATACTGGATTTCAGATCATCTTCAACCAGTCTGGCATCATTTACCTTGCATCCAGGAATGGAAGCGTACTCAATCCCATATCACCAAATGCAGTTTCAATACAAGATTTCTACCAGAGAGCAACTTTAGAGTATGATGGAGTTTTGAGACACTATGTTTATCCTAAAAGTACTAGCTCAAGTGCCGGAAGGTGGCCCGTGGCTTGGTCTACTTCCACTTTTGTACCTCCGAATATCTGCTTGTCAATTGTGGAAGGTGTGGGTGGTGGTGCATGTGGATTCAACAGCTTATGTAGGCTTGGAGATGAAGGACCAATTTGCCAGTGCCCTAATGGTTACAACTCTATTGATCCAAATGATGCGCTCAGAGGATGCAAACAAAACTTTGTTCCGCAAAGTTGTGACCAAGCCTCACCAGAGACGGATCTTTTTGATTTTCAAGAGATGCAAAACACGAATTTTCCTGGTGGAGATTATGAGCATTTTCGGGGGGTAACTGAGGATTGGTGCAGACAGAATTGCCTAAATGATTGTTTTTGTGCTGTTGCAATTTTCAATCCCGCCGGAGACTGTTTCAAGAAGAGACTCCCTTTTTCGAACGGGATGATTGACTCTAGTATTAGTGGGAAAACTCTGATCAAATTTGGAAAAGTCAATTCTACTTTAAAATCAGCTGGAGGtgcaaacacaaaaaagaaggaTAACTCAACTCTGATCCTTGTTGGATCAGTGCTCCTCAGTAGCTCTGGGGTCCTGAACTTCCTCTTACCAGTAATAACCTATTTGGTTGTTTCTCGTGTCTATTCTAGAAATGCTAAGGTGAATCAATCACATCCAGTCATGTCAGGCATGAATTTGAAGTATTTTACTTATGAGGAGCTAAAAAAAGCTACAAACGAATTCAAGGAAGAGCTAGGACGTGGTGCTTCTGCAACAGTTTTTAAAGGTGTTTTAGTGTCTGATAATGGAAAGTGTGTTGCTGTAAAAAGTTTAGACACTAAGGTTAGAGAAAATGATTTGGAATTCAGAGCTGAAGTGAGTGCTATTGGCAGAACAAATCACCGAAATTTAGTCCAACTACTTGGATTTTGTAACGAGGGGCAACACCGAATTCTTGTATATGAGTTTATGAGCAACGGCTCTCTGGCAAGCTTCGTCTTTGGAGATCCAATGCCAAACTGGTACCAGAGAAGGCAAATTGCCTTGGGAATTGCAAGAGGGCTTTTGTATTTGCATGAGGAGTGCAGCGGCCAAATTGTACATTGTGACATTAAGCCTCAAAACATTCTTCTTGATGACTATTTCACAGCAAGAATTTCCGACTTTGGATTAGCGAAGCTTTTGAGAATGGACCAGACTCGAACCATGACTGCTATCAGGGGAACAAAAGGGTATGTGGCCCCTGAATGGTTCAGAAGTTTACCCATCACAGTCAAGGTTGATGTTTACAGCTATGGCATTTTGTTGTTAGAGATTATTTTCTGCAGGAAGCATTTTGAAGCAGTAGCAGAGGATGAAGATCAAATGATATTAGCTGATTGGGCATATGATTGCTATAAGCAAAAGAAGCTGCACCGGCTATTCAAAAATGATGATGAAGCAATCAATGACATCAATAAGATGGAGAAGTATGTGATGATTGCAATATGGTGCATTCAGGAGGATCCGTCACTCAGACCTACCATGAAGAAAGTCACACTGATGCTTGAAGGAACTGTTGAAGTCTCAGCTCCACCTGATCCATCCTCTTTCATAAGTTCAATACTTTAA